Proteins co-encoded in one Paludisphaera rhizosphaerae genomic window:
- a CDS encoding Uma2 family endonuclease, which yields MAAPPLLLDPAELAPVPVMRFTVAEYESLIRSGALPEEPRHELLEGWITPKRCGGPAHAVAIALATPLLIHVLESVWRVSVKSAITTADSQPEPDLAVARGQARDFLERHPGPKEVPLVIEVADSSLPRDRGLKARVYARAGIPNYWIVNLVDRVVEVHSDPTDQATYAHIEAVGPDGAIRLAIDGVEISPIPVRDLLP from the coding sequence ATGGCCGCCCCGCCCCTCCTCCTCGATCCCGCCGAACTCGCCCCGGTGCCGGTCATGCGCTTCACCGTGGCCGAATACGAAAGCCTCATCCGCTCCGGGGCCCTGCCCGAAGAACCCAGGCACGAACTGCTGGAAGGCTGGATCACCCCGAAGAGGTGCGGAGGCCCTGCTCATGCGGTCGCCATTGCGCTCGCAACTCCACTCCTGATCCACGTGTTGGAGAGCGTCTGGCGAGTGAGTGTGAAGTCCGCCATCACCACCGCCGACAGCCAGCCGGAGCCCGACCTGGCCGTCGCCCGTGGGCAGGCCCGCGATTTCCTGGAACGCCATCCCGGCCCCAAAGAGGTCCCCCTGGTGATCGAGGTCGCCGATTCCTCTCTACCCCGAGATCGCGGCCTGAAGGCTCGCGTTTACGCCCGGGCCGGCATCCCGAACTACTGGATCGTCAACCTCGTCGACCGCGTGGTCGAGGTCCACTCCGACCCGACCGACCAGGCGACTTACGCCCACATTGAGGCCGTCGGCCCCGACGGCGCGATCCGCCTGGCGATCGACGGAGTCGAGATCAGCCCGATCCCCGTGCGAGACCTGCTGCCATGA